A section of the Atribacterota bacterium genome encodes:
- the selB gene encoding selenocysteine-specific translation elongation factor produces the protein MYVIGTAGHIDHGKTALIQALTGIDADRLPEEKKRGMTIDLGFAWMALPSGEKIGIVDVPGHENFVKNMIVGATGIDAVILVIDAHEGWMPQTEEHFQIIQLLDITQGVIAITKIDMVEQSQLEIVEKKIRERLQDTAFFSSSIVKVNSVKNIGIDELKTEIEKLLPQIKPKRDIQKPRLCIDRVFNIKGSGTVVTGTLIGGKLTVNQEAIVFPYMKKIRIRSIQTYKEQVFEAYPGTRVATNLAGVKKEDLKRGDIVFGYEPIKSSRFIDIKLKLIPNLSNFKFKSGMILDFIWETKEISAQIILDKTQKENQKEAQYAQIRLKENLSTFIGDHFILRRPTPALTVGGGIILDPLAEKHSLNNEFYNSFLDSRKYLGLDNLILSELKKLKFSPLNEFLIQSNYSFSEISATIQSLKNDRKLVVADLWVIDYQYWEQQQNKLMELLKREYQKNPLEKSIQINTIQSKYKYFPSKLFISLVQSLYSSGKIKFADGKLSIPDYNPSISTERQKMIDGILSLFRNNPNNPPTEKSIYEQYQNSQEIIRYLIKEDIIVKLGDGILMDKKIFNRMKEQIVSFLKENKSMAINEARNILGISRKYMIPFLERLDKDGITVRKENKRYLK, from the coding sequence ATGTATGTTATTGGAACAGCAGGACATATAGACCATGGGAAAACAGCTCTTATCCAGGCCTTGACCGGGATAGATGCAGATCGTCTTCCTGAAGAGAAAAAAAGAGGAATGACTATTGACCTGGGGTTTGCCTGGATGGCTCTTCCTTCGGGAGAAAAAATAGGAATTGTAGATGTCCCCGGACATGAAAATTTTGTCAAGAACATGATAGTGGGAGCCACGGGAATTGATGCAGTAATTTTAGTAATAGATGCCCATGAAGGATGGATGCCTCAAACTGAAGAGCATTTTCAGATTATTCAACTTCTTGATATAACTCAGGGTGTTATTGCTATCACCAAAATAGATATGGTAGAACAAAGCCAGCTGGAGATAGTTGAAAAAAAGATTAGAGAAAGACTGCAAGACACTGCTTTTTTTAGTTCCAGTATTGTAAAGGTAAACTCAGTAAAAAATATTGGAATTGATGAGTTGAAAACAGAGATTGAAAAGCTCCTTCCCCAAATTAAACCAAAAAGGGATATCCAGAAGCCCAGATTATGTATTGACAGAGTTTTTAATATCAAGGGAAGCGGAACAGTAGTTACCGGGACACTCATCGGAGGGAAGCTTACAGTAAACCAGGAAGCTATTGTCTTTCCATACATGAAAAAAATCAGAATCAGAAGCATTCAGACCTATAAAGAGCAGGTATTTGAAGCCTATCCTGGTACACGAGTTGCCACTAATTTAGCCGGTGTTAAAAAAGAGGATCTGAAGAGAGGGGATATTGTTTTTGGTTATGAACCTATTAAAAGCAGCCGCTTTATAGATATAAAATTAAAATTAATACCCAATTTATCCAATTTTAAGTTTAAAAGCGGTATGATATTAGATTTTATCTGGGAAACAAAAGAAATATCAGCACAAATTATTTTAGATAAAACACAAAAAGAAAACCAGAAAGAGGCTCAATATGCGCAGATTAGACTCAAAGAAAATTTATCAACATTTATTGGTGATCACTTCATTCTTCGACGTCCTACCCCTGCCTTAACAGTGGGAGGAGGAATCATATTGGACCCATTAGCAGAAAAGCACAGTTTAAATAATGAGTTTTATAATAGTTTTTTAGATAGCAGAAAATATCTGGGATTAGATAATCTAATCTTATCAGAACTCAAGAAACTGAAGTTTTCTCCATTAAATGAGTTTTTGATACAAAGTAATTATTCTTTCTCTGAGATTTCCGCCACTATTCAGAGTTTAAAAAATGACAGGAAACTGGTTGTTGCCGATCTATGGGTTATAGATTATCAGTACTGGGAACAGCAACAAAATAAACTAATGGAATTATTAAAGAGAGAATACCAGAAAAACCCTCTTGAGAAGAGCATTCAAATAAATACAATACAATCTAAATATAAGTATTTTCCCTCTAAACTATTTATTTCCCTGGTTCAATCTTTGTACAGTTCAGGCAAAATAAAGTTTGCTGATGGAAAATTATCTATCCCAGACTATAACCCATCAATTTCAACGGAAAGACAGAAGATGATTGACGGGATATTGAGTCTTTTCAGAAATAATCCGAATAATCCTCCTACAGAGAAATCTATTTATGAACAATATCAAAACAGCCAGGAGATTATCAGATACTTAATAAAGGAAGATATTATTGTAAAACTTGGTGATGGGATATTGATGGATAAAAAGATATTCAATAGAATGAAGGAGCAGATTGTCAGCTTTTTAAAAGAAAATAAATCAATGGCAATAAATGAAGCGAGGAATATATTGGGAATTAGCAGAAAATATATGATTCCTTTCCTGGAGAGACTGGACAAAGACGGTATCACAGTTCGAAAAGAAAATAAGAGATATCTGAAATAA